The window CCCGTAAAGTTCCCACGGGTACCCGGCTAAATGTGGAACGTCCCGAAGGGGAAACGGGCATGTCCGAAGTCCCGCATTCATGCGGGGCAAGTTTGCCCGTTTCAGTGGAGCGATTCTCGGGTACCCGCTTGCGGGTGATGGTCGGGAATGGAGTGCCGGAGTGCGAAGGGAATCTCCTTCCACATTTCAAGAGAACCATCAATAAAACTGTAAAGCTATTTAAAGGACAGGACACTAAAGGGGATCGAAGACCTTTATGTGCAGTGAATTTACTTTTGTGCAGGCTGCACGACCATGGGGGTCACCGGGTCATGCATCGCCGCACATCGAAACCACAACTTGGCCCGAATCATAGCTAACTCCTTTAGCTAAGTATATCCCGCAAGGTATGATTTTACCAGCGAATAAAATGTTGTGCAAGGAAAAGAATCTTATGTCTTTCCTGTGAAGTGTTAACAAAATGTGGTATATTTTTCCAACAAACATACAGGGGAGGGATAAATGGCTATGGATTTATTGCAGGCAATCAAGGAAAGAAAGAGTATCAGGGCTTTTAAACCGGACCCCATCCCAAGAGAAAAGATTGAAGAAATTTTAAATTTGGTAATCCATGCACCCTCTGCAATCAACCTCCAGCCGTGGGAATTTACCGTAGTAATGGGAGAAGAGAAGGAAAGGCTCAGTCGAAGGCTCATCAAGTCTTACCAGGAAAAGCAGATCTCCTGCAGTCCCGGAAATGTCAAGCCCCTCTCTGATACATTCAGCAAAAGAGGGGCCGAATCCTTTGAACTGATGAGCCCGTACCTCGAGGAGATGGGTCTTCAATTTGACCGGTTTATCAATGAGGGGAGCTGCAATTTTTATGGAGCACCTGTGGCAATTATCCTCTGTCTCGATAATGCCTTTTCAAAGGCACGTCTCGTCGATATCGGTATTGCCCTGGGTTATTTTGTACTTATCGCCCAGAACTTCGGGCTTGCTACGTGCCCCATCGGGCTTATCAATGCATATGAGGACGACATCAAAGAAATCCTTAATATACCGGAGAAAAAAGACGTTGTTATCGGCATCGCACTGGGCTATGCCGACCCCGATAGCCCCATCAACCGCTTCAAATCACCGAGGGAGAATCTGAATAGCTTTGTCAGGTGGATCGAGTAATCTTTAAGAAGTATTCAAGGGGTCAGGGGTTCAAGGTTTTATACTGTTTCACTTACCACTAATCACTATTCACTGCTTTTAAAATCGGGGCGACTGGATTTGAACCAGCGACCTCTTGCTCCCAAGGCAAGCGCGCTAAGCCATGCTGCGCCACGCCCCGAATGCCTAAACATAACACATATATATGTTCATTGCAACAGCAGTATTTTTAAATACATATATAGTTGACATCATTTATCGCTTGTGATAAATGACAGGTATCGGGAAAGCCCACGCACAGGCCAAACCAATTCTGGTAGGATGTCCTGTTCCCCGTGCGAGCGCATATGGCCAGAACGGGGAGAGGGGTTTGATCCTGGCGGCTGAAGAGATCAATGCTGCAGGCGGCGTCAAGGTAGGTAACGTTATGAGACCGTTGAAGCTTGAAATCATCGATACCCGCGATGAAGAGCCGGGGGTTCCGACGAGTGAAGTGCTCCTGGCCATCGAGAAACTGATTCTTCAGAA of the Pseudomonadota bacterium genome contains:
- a CDS encoding nitroreductase yields the protein MAMDLLQAIKERKSIRAFKPDPIPREKIEEILNLVIHAPSAINLQPWEFTVVMGEEKERLSRRLIKSYQEKQISCSPGNVKPLSDTFSKRGAESFELMSPYLEEMGLQFDRFINEGSCNFYGAPVAIILCLDNAFSKARLVDIGIALGYFVLIAQNFGLATCPIGLINAYEDDIKEILNIPEKKDVVIGIALGYADPDSPINRFKSPRENLNSFVRWIE